In a genomic window of Poecilia reticulata strain Guanapo linkage group LG22, Guppy_female_1.0+MT, whole genome shotgun sequence:
- the brms1la gene encoding breast cancer metastasis-suppressor 1-like protein-A isoform X1, with translation MPVHRDREKKESIAEEMEVEEQEHEASSSDEEESDSSSVSEDGDTSEMDEEDCERRRLECLDEMSNLEKQFNRLKDQLYRERLSQVNCKLEEVEAGRAAEYLDPLAVLLENMQVRTKVAGIYRELCLDSVRNKYDCEIQAARQHWESEKLLLFDTVQSELEEKISRLEEDRHSIDITSELWNDELSGRKKRQDALSPDKKRRRPSVVSGPYIVYMLPDLDILEDWTAIRKSVATLGPPRVKVDADSCLFPFRSDKNKQIVNCWEAHTHV, from the exons ATGCCGGTGCACCGCGACCGAGAGAAGAAGGAGAGTATAGCAGAGGAGATGGAGGTAGAAGAACAGGAGCATGAAGCTTCCAGCTCAGACGAGGAGGAATCTGACTCCTCTTCTGTCTCTGAGGATGGAGACACTTCTG AAATGGATGAGGAAGACTGTGAACGGAGGAGACTGGAGTGCCTGGATGAAATGTCCAACCTGGAGAAGCAATTTAACAGACTGAAGGACCA GTTGTATCGAGAGCGACTCAGCCAGGTGAACTGCAAGCTGGAGGAGGTCGAGGCCGGACGGGCAGCAGAATACCTGGATCCTCTGGCGGTACTGCTGGAGAACATGCAGGTCCGCACTAAAGTGGCAG GCATTTACCGAGAGCTGTGTCTGGATTCTGTGAGGAACAAGTACGACTGTGAAATCCAGGCTGCGCGCCAACACTGGGAG AGtgagaaactgctgctgtttgatACAGTGCAGAGcgagctggaggagaaaatcAGTAGACTGGAGGAGGACAGACACAGCATCGACATCACATCAG AGCTGTGGAATGATGAGCTGTCTGGGAGGAAGAAAAGGCAAGATGCTTTAAGTCCAGATAAGAAGAGGAGGCGACCTTCTGTGGTTTCTG GTCCATATATTGTCTATATGCTGCCAGACTTGGACATCCTAGAGGACTGGACAGCTATCAGAAAG TCTGTTGCTACCTTGGGCCCTCCCAGAGTGAAGGTTGACGCGGACAGCTGCTTGTTCCCCTTCCGatctgacaaaaataagcaGATTGTCAACTGCTGGGAAGCCCATACGCATGTTTAA
- the brms1la gene encoding breast cancer metastasis-suppressor 1-like protein-A isoform X2: MDEEDCERRRLECLDEMSNLEKQFNRLKDQLYRERLSQVNCKLEEVEAGRAAEYLDPLAVLLENMQVRTKVAGIYRELCLDSVRNKYDCEIQAARQHWESEKLLLFDTVQSELEEKISRLEEDRHSIDITSELWNDELSGRKKRQDALSPDKKRRRPSVVSGPYIVYMLPDLDILEDWTAIRKSVATLGPPRVKVDADSCLFPFRSDKNKQIVNCWEAHTHV, encoded by the exons ATGGATGAGGAAGACTGTGAACGGAGGAGACTGGAGTGCCTGGATGAAATGTCCAACCTGGAGAAGCAATTTAACAGACTGAAGGACCA GTTGTATCGAGAGCGACTCAGCCAGGTGAACTGCAAGCTGGAGGAGGTCGAGGCCGGACGGGCAGCAGAATACCTGGATCCTCTGGCGGTACTGCTGGAGAACATGCAGGTCCGCACTAAAGTGGCAG GCATTTACCGAGAGCTGTGTCTGGATTCTGTGAGGAACAAGTACGACTGTGAAATCCAGGCTGCGCGCCAACACTGGGAG AGtgagaaactgctgctgtttgatACAGTGCAGAGcgagctggaggagaaaatcAGTAGACTGGAGGAGGACAGACACAGCATCGACATCACATCAG AGCTGTGGAATGATGAGCTGTCTGGGAGGAAGAAAAGGCAAGATGCTTTAAGTCCAGATAAGAAGAGGAGGCGACCTTCTGTGGTTTCTG GTCCATATATTGTCTATATGCTGCCAGACTTGGACATCCTAGAGGACTGGACAGCTATCAGAAAG TCTGTTGCTACCTTGGGCCCTCCCAGAGTGAAGGTTGACGCGGACAGCTGCTTGTTCCCCTTCCGatctgacaaaaataagcaGATTGTCAACTGCTGGGAAGCCCATACGCATGTTTAA